In Terriglobales bacterium, the sequence CGCTGTTGTTGAACGATGTGTGGCCTCCGCTGCGCTCCACGCCGAGCTGCCTCCACAAGTCATCCAGATCGACTTCGACGGGTTTGTCTTTCATCTTCTGATAAAGCTCTTCGAGAACGGGAACGCCGGTGGCGTGGTCTCCGGCGGCGAGAGCGCGCTCGAGTGTCCAATCCTGAGTGATATTTCCGCCGTCATTGAGAATGCCGCGGAGCGCGTGTTCGAGACCCTTACGATTTTGCGTTCTCTTGCGAATCTCGACATCGGCGAGCAGACAAAAGATTGCGCCACCCCAGTAGGTGCGGCCCCAGCTATGCGTGTGGTCGAGTCCGCGATCTCCCGCCTCCGGCAAACCCTGCGGCATGTCGCGTACCATGTCGCCCCAGACTTGAGTAGGATCGAGAAAGCCGGCTCGGGCGCGGGCGATCGGCTCCACATAGGTGGCGATGCCTTCTTCGATCCAGTGATGCTGGTCGGCGACGTCGGGAAATGAGAGATGGACCATTTCATGGGTCAGTTCCCAATCCTGGTGGAGCTGAGACTCACTGGTTTTATCGCCTACGGAGATGTAGATCAAGCCACCATCGTTTCGTCCGAAGGTTTTTCCGCCGCGAACACCACTTCCCCAGAAGGAGCAGATGTGGAGCGAGGTATGGGAAAGGGGGAAGCGTCCGTAATACGTCTCAACGGAAGTTGCGGCTGCATTTACCCAGGCGAGCAGTTTTTCCTGCCCGATAGAAAAGTCGGCAGCTTGGAAATCGACATCGATGGTTCCGCCGCCGATGTGCACGGGGAAGGGATCAACCGCCGACTTTCCGGTGCAAGCCATACACGTAAGGAGAACCAATAATAAAGACGTGCAAAAGCTTCGTGGTAGAGCGCGAAGCGCAGCGGCGAAGGGGACAGGAGTCGAGCCTTTCGAACCGGTCGCGTTTGTCCCGCTTACGCTTTTGATAACCACAAGCATTCGCGGGCAAGAGTGCCCGCGCCACACTGACAATGCCACACTGACAATTAAGATGCGCCCGGGAGTTCGGGGAATCGGGTAAATGGCAATCGGGTAATCTGAAACACCGTTACGTAGATTCGTGGTGATACTGTAACGCAAGATACTTCCACTCGGGGGGGAGGACGCTAAGAGCCTCTGTTACCTCTTACGCCCCGCTTCGCGGGCTTCTCACTGGTTCTACTTGCTACCCCCAGCATAGGCTGGGGGGCTAGGTTCTTGAGCGCGCTTAGCGGTTTTGCGCCTGCTCAAAGTGGGGCACCCTCAAGGTTCATTCGTTTCTTGAGGAAATATCTGATGAGGGCGTCGAGTGAAATCTTGCCCGGCCCGAAGACGAGGATTAGTAACGACGCAAAGAGAAATGTGTAGGGGTCAGCGGCATAAAACTTGCCCGGATTCGAGAAGATCGACATCAACGCCTCGCGATCGCCGAACCAGTAGGCGTTTACCATATTAAGGGTGAGCGGAAGGGCAATCAGCCGCGAGGCGAGTCCCAGGATGAGCAGGATTCCGCCGACCACCTGCAGCAGCGCGACCGCGTAGGCCGTGAAATGAGGGTGAGGCACGCCAATACTAGCAAAGTAGTCAGTCACCCTGGGGTTGTTGCTGAGCTTGCCCCACCCGTCCTGAGCGAACTGCCAACCCCAATAGAGACGCACAGCCAGAAGCAGAGGGCACTGCAGGTAATTCAGCACGCGAACGAAACGCTCGTATGCGCGGACCAGGCTTCCTATCCACGAGCTCATCTTGCTCTAGCCTTTTTCTGCAGTATTTGAATGGCAGAACCATCCCCAGCGGGCCCAGTCCTGGAACCATTGCTGAATGAGCTCGACGGTCTCACTTTCGGGAATGGAGGTTCCGCGGAAGGCGAGTTCCGCGGCTTCGGTCAGCGTCTTACTCTCGCGCAGCGCACGCAGCAGGGTAAACGCTTCCCGATCGATGCGCTTGAAGTAAACGGAAAAGTCGAGGCGATGAACGGCCAGGAAAACCGGCTCGCGCTTGACACTGCCGAACTTCAGCCGCGAGCTCTTGCGCCTTCGCACAAACGCGTTGCTGGCCTTGTCGTAGTAGTCTTCGCCCTTGCGGATGGAGAGCAGTAGATCATCGATTGGATACTGCAAATCCAGCAGTTGGATGTAGGGCTGCAATCCGAATGTCGAATCCGCGTTCAGGCTCTTCAGGTCCTCGGGGCCGAGAGGAGTCTCCGCGGCGCCATCGAAAGCTTCGATATCCGCCCACTCAAGTCGAACCATGTCGATGGCCAATGGCTCCCGTGGATGTACCCACTGGGGATGAGCCCTGAGCCACAATTCCAGCTTCGAGCCTAGATTGCGCAGGCTAAAAGATGTCGATGGGTTCTCGTTCAGATACGCCTGCGCCAGCCGGTCAAAGCGGCGTTCGCCCATCAGGCCACGAAGTCCGACGAAGTCTTCGCTGAAAGCAGATAGAATGCGGAACCAGTACTGCCGATTATAAATTTCCAGGCGCTCGAGCGAGGTCAGGCGATCGTTCGGCTTGATGATTTCGTTGGCCAGCTTGCGCATGGAGCTGCCGCGCTTGGTGCGGGGGCGGCTGCGCTCGGAGGGCGTCAGCGGCGTCATCACCGCTTCACATACGCGACGCTGTATTTCTTCCAGTTTCATGATGCCGCCACCAGTGCGCCGACGAAGCGGTTGGCCTTTAGCGCCTCGCCGTGGACTTCGTCGAACGAGGGAATGTTGTCGTCCCACTCGAGCAGCGTGGGAGTGGGACCTGCGAGCTCGATGGCGCGCGCATAGAGCTTCCACACGGGATCGATTACGGGGTGATCGTGAGTATCCAGAATGTATTTCTGAAATTTAGAGTGACCGGCGATGTGGATCTGGGCAACGCGCTCCGCGGGAACACTGTTCAGGTAGGTGAAAGGATCGAA encodes:
- a CDS encoding DoxX family protein, yielding MSSWIGSLVRAYERFVRVLNYLQCPLLLAVRLYWGWQFAQDGWGKLSNNPRVTDYFASIGVPHPHFTAYAVALLQVVGGILLILGLASRLIALPLTLNMVNAYWFGDREALMSIFSNPGKFYAADPYTFLFASLLILVFGPGKISLDALIRYFLKKRMNLEGAPL
- a CDS encoding DNA-binding domain-containing protein; this encodes MKLEEIQRRVCEAVMTPLTPSERSRPRTKRGSSMRKLANEIIKPNDRLTSLERLEIYNRQYWFRILSAFSEDFVGLRGLMGERRFDRLAQAYLNENPSTSFSLRNLGSKLELWLRAHPQWVHPREPLAIDMVRLEWADIEAFDGAAETPLGPEDLKSLNADSTFGLQPYIQLLDLQYPIDDLLLSIRKGEDYYDKASNAFVRRRKSSRLKFGSVKREPVFLAVHRLDFSVYFKRIDREAFTLLRALRESKTLTEAAELAFRGTSIPESETVELIQQWFQDWARWGWFCHSNTAEKG